The following are from one region of the Rhipicephalus microplus isolate Deutch F79 chromosome 1, USDA_Rmic, whole genome shotgun sequence genome:
- the LOC119188230 gene encoding uncharacterized protein LOC119188230, which produces MHPEKSAMVTPLPQTPTLVLIDGSCSLLSRQDTESSSPPGSPPEVSKKTPGCSWRDQWRIGALMGASVVSLYCCVFWLIYALSMEGGRRPGLFLSATCLLLLVALGVTLLSIRKLCDLLTPAPVPV; this is translated from the exons ATGCATCCCGAGAAGTCTGCCATGGTGACTCCGCTGCCCCAGACGCCCACCCTGGTGCTCATCGACGGAAGTTGCTCGCTGCTGAGCCGACAA GACACCGAGTCTTCATCGCCCCCGGGATCCCCGCCCGAAGTGTCCAAGAAGACTCCGGGATGCTCATGGCGCGACCAGTGGCGAATCGGGGCGCTAATGGGCGCCTCGGTGGTGTCCCTCTACTGCTGCGTCTTCTGGCTCATCTACGCCCTCTCCATGGAGGGTGGCCGGCGACCGGGCCTCTTCCTGTCGGCCACGTGCCTGCTGCTGCTCGTCGCGCTCGGCGTCACGCTTCTCTCCATCCGCAAGCTGTGCGACCTACTCACCCCCGCGCCAGTTCCCGTCTGA